The following are encoded in a window of Rubellicoccus peritrichatus genomic DNA:
- a CDS encoding methyltransferase family protein translates to MQTEKLSIWWWLKLVLNTLLIGIVIYLGLSGDIEPSSFLVLMGQFLVLFGAVVNLSHYLILKRAAGGLQRPGQLVTRGGLLPWVRHPMYFGEVFLVVGLVMISAHWIALLLAVISITSMVMLCQSEDQAMARRFPDQHNAWKRHSRMLVPFVF, encoded by the coding sequence ATGCAGACCGAAAAGCTCTCGATCTGGTGGTGGCTCAAATTGGTTTTGAATACTTTGCTGATTGGTATAGTCATTTATCTGGGTCTGTCCGGTGATATTGAGCCGAGTTCTTTCTTGGTCCTGATGGGGCAGTTCCTTGTTTTGTTTGGTGCAGTGGTCAATCTGAGCCATTATCTTATATTGAAGCGTGCGGCTGGCGGACTCCAACGTCCCGGACAGCTTGTCACCAGGGGCGGGCTATTACCCTGGGTGCGGCATCCAATGTATTTTGGTGAGGTATTTCTCGTGGTTGGTCTGGTTATGATCAGTGCCCACTGGATAGCCCTACTTCTGGCTGTAATCTCGATCACATCGATGGTTATGCTTTGTCAATCGGAAGACCAAGCCATGGCCCGGCGTTTTCCTGATCAGCATAATGCCTGGAAAAGGCACTCAAGGATGCTTGTGCCATTTGTCTTTTAG
- the guaB gene encoding IMP dehydrogenase: protein MSGINDDSFYQAAEVFFKENLPYGLTYDDVTLATRFSEILPRQTRLETALSDRLNLSIPIVSSDMDTVTESRMAIAMAQNGGMGLIHYNMTERDQVREVARVKNNIHGLIQDPIKVTPDLHIADVLEIIEDRGFKFSTFPVVDEQNRLLGLLPGRAVKQRYRDRKVIEAMQPRKDVYTLNQKDIADDPIEAADKFFNENLGIHKLLVVDDEDHLAGLFTLSDIERIAEESRDNVKPSRDAHFRLLCGAAISSPRTSDGDLDGERLINHVGMLVDEGLDAVAISTAHGFTSGVGQSVKLVREQFPDLTIIAGNVTSGGGVEYLADAGADAIKVGQGPGSICTTRIVAGVGIPQLTALYVASRAAAKKGVRVIADGGIVKSGDIVKALTLADAVICGGLLAGCPEAPGQILEIDGKLYKQYRGMGSLEAMKAGSAARYGHSKSDKNRKVAAEGIEALKEVSDSTDVVLGQLVGGIQSGMGYLGAKDLNELKNQARYIRVSAAGMRESSPHDVIEVKASKERS, encoded by the coding sequence ATGAGCGGAATAAACGACGATTCTTTTTACCAAGCTGCGGAGGTCTTTTTTAAAGAAAACCTTCCATACGGCCTCACCTATGACGACGTCACATTAGCGACGCGTTTTTCGGAAATCCTGCCGCGCCAAACCCGGCTCGAAACTGCACTCTCAGATCGGTTGAACCTATCCATTCCGATTGTTTCATCGGACATGGACACCGTCACAGAGTCCCGTATGGCAATTGCGATGGCTCAGAATGGTGGCATGGGGCTGATCCACTACAACATGACCGAGCGCGATCAAGTGCGCGAGGTTGCCCGGGTCAAAAACAACATCCACGGCCTGATTCAGGACCCGATCAAAGTCACGCCGGATCTGCACATTGCCGATGTGCTCGAAATCATCGAAGACCGCGGGTTCAAGTTCAGCACCTTCCCGGTGGTTGACGAACAGAATCGCCTGCTTGGCCTGCTACCAGGGCGCGCAGTCAAGCAACGCTATCGGGACCGCAAAGTCATCGAGGCGATGCAGCCGCGGAAGGATGTTTACACACTCAATCAAAAGGATATTGCGGATGATCCGATTGAAGCTGCCGACAAGTTCTTCAATGAAAACCTGGGCATTCATAAACTCCTTGTGGTCGATGACGAAGACCACCTGGCCGGCCTCTTCACCTTGAGCGACATCGAACGCATCGCTGAAGAAAGCCGCGACAATGTGAAGCCCTCACGAGACGCTCATTTTCGTCTGCTATGCGGAGCCGCGATTTCCTCCCCCAGAACCTCCGATGGTGATCTGGACGGCGAACGCCTCATCAATCACGTCGGAATGCTCGTCGATGAAGGTCTGGATGCGGTAGCCATTTCGACCGCACATGGCTTTACATCCGGCGTTGGACAAAGTGTGAAACTCGTTCGTGAACAGTTCCCGGACTTGACGATCATCGCTGGTAATGTGACCAGTGGCGGCGGAGTCGAATATCTGGCAGACGCCGGGGCAGACGCGATCAAAGTTGGCCAGGGCCCGGGCTCCATCTGCACAACACGAATTGTCGCAGGCGTTGGTATTCCCCAATTGACCGCGCTTTATGTTGCCAGCCGTGCGGCGGCCAAAAAAGGCGTTCGAGTCATCGCTGACGGCGGTATCGTCAAGAGTGGCGACATCGTCAAGGCTCTGACATTGGCCGATGCAGTCATTTGCGGCGGCTTGCTTGCGGGCTGTCCCGAGGCTCCAGGCCAGATTCTGGAAATCGACGGCAAGCTCTACAAGCAATACCGAGGCATGGGCAGTCTCGAGGCAATGAAGGCTGGCAGTGCCGCCCGCTACGGGCATTCCAAAAGCGACAAGAACCGCAAAGTCGCAGCAGAGGGAATTGAAGCATTGAAGGAAGTTTCCGACTCCACAGATGTCGTTCTTGGTCAACTCGTTGGTGGAATCCAGAGCGGCATGGGCTACCTCGGCGCCAAAGATCTTAACGAACTCAAAAACCAAGCCCGCTACATCCGAGTCAGCGCTGCTGGCATGCGAGAAAGCTCCCCCCATGACGTCATCGAGGTGAAAGCCAGCAAAGAGCGAAGCTAA
- the sufT gene encoding putative Fe-S cluster assembly protein SufT, producing the protein MPTDNHRVLTRDVESTIIPAGDVVVLPAGSQVDITHRLGGNFTVVCDHGMFRILGKDADALGEESLEAEKVAEAKASTEAHEGPPETEAIWDAMKTVYDPEIPVNIVDLGLVYSMDVEDMEDGNYAVMVHMTLTAPGCGMGPAIAEDAKTRIESVPGVHQAQVEIVWDPPWTQDMISEEGKMELGLV; encoded by the coding sequence ATGCCAACAGACAATCATCGTGTCCTGACTCGTGACGTGGAATCCACCATCATCCCGGCGGGTGACGTCGTTGTGCTTCCGGCGGGAAGCCAGGTAGACATCACCCATCGCCTGGGCGGCAACTTCACTGTCGTCTGCGATCACGGCATGTTTCGTATTCTGGGCAAAGACGCAGATGCTTTGGGCGAAGAAAGCCTTGAGGCAGAAAAAGTCGCCGAAGCCAAGGCTTCGACGGAAGCACATGAAGGCCCACCTGAAACAGAGGCCATCTGGGATGCCATGAAGACGGTCTATGACCCGGAAATCCCGGTCAACATCGTAGACCTGGGCCTCGTTTACTCCATGGATGTTGAAGACATGGAAGATGGCAACTACGCCGTTATGGTTCACATGACGCTGACTGCACCGGGCTGCGGCATGGGCCCGGCGATTGCTGAAGATGCCAAAACCCGCATCGAAAGCGTTCCCGGAGTACACCAGGCACAGGTTGAAATCGTCTGGGACCCACCCTGGACCCAGGACATGATCTCGGAAGAAGGCAAAATGGAGCTTGGGCTAGTCTAG
- the purL gene encoding phosphoribosylformylglycinamidine synthase subunit PurL, protein MSLPPNPDPVLNVPITPELVKKHGLSDEEYEQVKKILGREPNLTELGIFSVMWSEHCSYKNSRALLKGFPTQKSDADAPHQVLVLAGEENAGVVDIGDGWAVCFKIESHNHPSAVEPFEGAATGVGGIIRDIFTMGARPVLLTNSLRFGDLSSKQTQRLFRGVVHGISHYGNCIGIPNVGGDIYFDSCYEGNPLVNALCLGLLRHEEIKRGAASGIGNPVYYVGADTGRDGLGGASFASKELSEESAADRPAVQKGDPFMEKLLMEACLEMMAIDGLVVGIQDMGAAGLTCSTCETAARGNAGIEIELDKVPQREKDMNSYEIMLSESQERMLVIAAEGREAELEAVFEKWDLHAVQIGKVTEGTDMVVKQHGQPVAVMPAAKLTDEAPLYKRESKEPAHLAEAREYDFSKIPVAGEQALGEALFELIGHPSIASKRWVWEQYDHMVMTGSTILPGSDAAVVRLRLGKDSFKHIAIANDCNNRFCAVNPYKGGLIAVAECARNIACSGARPIAMTNNLNFGNPEKPESFHYLKEAVRGLKNACQAFDVPVVGGNVSLYNESPESAIDPTPVVSLVGIFDREAHITQQTVSGGESLILLGGIPTELGCSYYLKVIHNLLVGDAPEVDAEHEAHIHEFVRLQIEKGRVTAAHDISDGGLAVTLAEMLFAKDKTFGADLDISEIEPDRLDAALYGESQGRIVVAVNSKHEGKILSDAEKYNIDAEPLGKIMDQPWLSIRTESLDECLVWDANALRETWERAIPDVMERT, encoded by the coding sequence ATGAGTCTCCCTCCTAATCCAGATCCCGTCCTGAACGTTCCTATCACACCTGAGCTGGTTAAAAAACACGGCCTCAGCGATGAGGAGTACGAACAGGTCAAAAAGATACTTGGGCGCGAACCCAATCTGACTGAGCTTGGCATCTTTTCAGTCATGTGGTCGGAGCACTGCTCCTACAAGAATTCACGTGCGCTCCTTAAGGGCTTCCCAACGCAAAAGTCCGACGCAGACGCTCCGCACCAGGTACTCGTTCTGGCTGGTGAAGAAAACGCCGGGGTTGTCGATATCGGCGATGGCTGGGCGGTTTGTTTCAAGATCGAAAGCCACAACCACCCAAGTGCAGTTGAGCCATTCGAAGGCGCCGCAACCGGAGTTGGCGGCATCATTCGCGACATCTTTACAATGGGAGCCCGCCCGGTCCTATTGACCAATTCTCTGCGCTTTGGTGATCTTTCGTCCAAGCAGACTCAGCGCCTCTTCCGCGGAGTCGTCCACGGTATTTCCCATTACGGAAACTGCATTGGCATCCCCAATGTCGGTGGCGATATCTACTTTGACTCATGCTACGAAGGCAACCCCCTGGTCAACGCGCTTTGCCTCGGCCTGCTTCGCCATGAGGAGATCAAGCGCGGTGCGGCCAGCGGCATCGGAAATCCAGTCTATTATGTTGGCGCCGACACCGGACGTGATGGCCTCGGTGGTGCAAGTTTCGCCAGTAAGGAGCTTTCCGAAGAAAGCGCAGCTGACCGCCCTGCAGTCCAGAAAGGCGACCCTTTCATGGAAAAGCTTCTGATGGAAGCCTGCCTCGAAATGATGGCAATCGACGGCCTCGTGGTTGGTATTCAGGACATGGGTGCTGCCGGATTGACCTGCTCCACCTGCGAAACCGCTGCCCGGGGTAACGCCGGTATCGAAATCGAGCTGGATAAAGTGCCACAGCGCGAGAAGGACATGAACTCCTACGAGATCATGCTTTCAGAAAGTCAGGAACGCATGCTTGTGATTGCAGCTGAAGGCCGCGAAGCCGAACTGGAAGCTGTCTTCGAAAAATGGGACTTGCACGCCGTTCAGATTGGCAAGGTTACGGAAGGCACCGACATGGTCGTCAAGCAGCATGGCCAACCAGTCGCGGTCATGCCCGCTGCCAAGCTGACCGATGAAGCACCGCTCTATAAGCGTGAGTCCAAGGAGCCAGCACACCTGGCCGAAGCACGTGAGTATGATTTCAGCAAAATCCCGGTAGCGGGTGAGCAAGCCCTTGGCGAAGCCCTCTTTGAACTGATCGGACATCCGAGCATCGCCAGCAAGCGCTGGGTTTGGGAGCAATACGACCATATGGTCATGACTGGCAGCACTATCCTTCCGGGAAGCGATGCCGCGGTGGTTCGCCTTCGCCTGGGCAAAGACTCATTCAAGCACATTGCGATCGCCAATGATTGCAACAATCGCTTCTGCGCCGTCAATCCTTACAAGGGCGGCCTGATTGCCGTTGCCGAGTGTGCCCGCAACATCGCCTGCTCGGGAGCGCGCCCCATCGCGATGACGAACAATCTGAACTTTGGCAATCCAGAGAAGCCTGAGTCTTTCCATTACCTGAAAGAAGCCGTTCGTGGACTGAAAAACGCCTGCCAGGCTTTTGATGTTCCTGTTGTCGGCGGCAATGTCAGCCTTTATAATGAAAGCCCCGAATCGGCCATCGATCCCACCCCGGTCGTTTCCCTCGTTGGTATCTTTGACCGCGAAGCGCATATCACCCAACAAACGGTAAGTGGCGGAGAATCACTGATCCTCCTTGGTGGAATTCCGACCGAACTGGGTTGCAGCTACTACCTGAAAGTCATCCATAATCTTCTGGTCGGCGACGCTCCGGAAGTTGATGCCGAACACGAGGCGCACATCCACGAATTCGTTCGCCTGCAAATCGAAAAGGGCCGCGTGACAGCCGCCCACGATATCTCAGATGGCGGACTCGCGGTGACCTTGGCTGAAATGCTATTCGCAAAGGACAAGACATTTGGGGCCGATCTCGACATTTCGGAAATCGAACCGGACCGCCTCGATGCCGCACTCTACGGCGAAAGCCAGGGCCGCATCGTTGTCGCCGTCAACAGCAAGCACGAAGGCAAGATTCTCTCCGATGCAGAGAAGTATAATATCGATGCCGAACCACTTGGAAAGATCATGGACCAACCATGGCTGAGCATCCGGACAGAGTCCCTGGACGAATGCCTCGTTTGGGACGCCAATGCCCTACGTGAAACCTGGGAGCGCGCCATCCCCGATGTGATGGAGCGAACTTAA
- a CDS encoding ATP-dependent Clp protease proteolytic subunit — MPTTMNTYNLSQMDIRNEDKEEEEKKDANKGGVQMLMEKKFLEQRKLFLWGEVNDDSMKVVMEKLLYFEADKPGEPIHFYINTPGGSITAGMAVYDTMKLVTSPIHVTVTGMAASMGSILLSGGEKGHRYVFPSARVLIHQPLIMGRIVAPAVDINIQAQEMEKLREELNNILANASGQPLEKIQQDTDRDFYLTAQEAIEYGLADKIVESI, encoded by the coding sequence ATGCCAACAACAATGAACACTTACAATCTTAGCCAAATGGACATTCGCAACGAAGATAAAGAGGAAGAAGAGAAAAAAGACGCCAACAAAGGCGGCGTCCAAATGCTCATGGAGAAAAAGTTCCTCGAGCAGAGAAAGCTCTTCCTCTGGGGCGAAGTCAATGACGACTCCATGAAGGTTGTCATGGAAAAGCTGCTTTATTTCGAAGCAGACAAACCAGGCGAACCCATTCACTTTTACATCAACACTCCCGGTGGCTCAATCACAGCTGGCATGGCTGTCTATGACACCATGAAGCTCGTCACGTCGCCAATTCACGTTACTGTGACTGGCATGGCCGCATCAATGGGCAGTATCCTCCTTAGCGGAGGAGAAAAGGGGCACCGCTATGTATTTCCAAGTGCACGCGTCCTGATCCACCAGCCACTGATTATGGGCCGCATTGTCGCACCTGCGGTTGACATCAACATCCAGGCTCAGGAGATGGAAAAGCTGCGCGAAGAGCTGAATAACATTTTGGCCAACGCTTCCGGCCAGCCTCTTGAGAAAATCCAGCAGGATACCGACCGCGATTTCTACCTGACAGCCCAGGAAGCAATCGAATACGGCCTCGCAGACAAGATCGTTGAGTCGATCTAG
- the purQ gene encoding phosphoribosylformylglycinamidine synthase subunit PurQ, with product MKVAVIQFPGSNCDTDSVHAIKDVIGLPSRLIWHKDTSLLGADAVLVPGGFSYGDYLRCGAIAKVSPIMAAVREFADNGGLVMGICNGFQILCEAGLLPGALILNNGLEFICNTQELIVEDSNEHFSKSAMGEKIHLPIAHGEGNYRIDDAGLAQLEANKQILFRYANNPNGSVGDIAGIRNEAGNVFGLMPHPERAVEAFMTSRDGEKVLRAFLRCHKKQAAA from the coding sequence TTGAAAGTAGCTGTAATCCAGTTTCCCGGATCGAATTGTGACACAGACTCAGTTCACGCCATTAAGGATGTGATCGGTCTGCCCAGTCGCCTGATCTGGCATAAAGACACCTCGCTTCTGGGAGCCGATGCAGTGTTGGTTCCCGGCGGTTTCTCTTATGGTGACTACCTCCGTTGCGGAGCCATCGCTAAAGTTTCACCGATCATGGCTGCGGTTCGTGAATTTGCCGACAATGGTGGGCTCGTCATGGGGATTTGCAATGGCTTCCAGATTCTTTGCGAAGCTGGTTTGCTCCCTGGTGCCCTGATTCTTAACAACGGCCTGGAATTCATTTGCAATACGCAGGAGTTGATCGTCGAGGACAGCAACGAGCACTTTTCCAAAAGTGCAATGGGTGAAAAAATCCATCTGCCCATCGCTCACGGCGAAGGCAACTACCGCATAGACGATGCCGGCCTGGCCCAACTCGAGGCGAACAAGCAAATCCTCTTCCGCTATGCAAATAATCCGAACGGATCCGTTGGCGATATCGCTGGTATTCGCAACGAAGCAGGTAATGTTTTCGGACTGATGCCGCACCCTGAGCGCGCAGTGGAAGCCTTTATGACGAGTAGGGATGGCGAAAAAGTCCTTCGCGCCTTCCTTCGCTGCCATAAAAAGCAAGCCGCTGCTTAA
- a CDS encoding PEP-CTERM sorting domain-containing protein, giving the protein MKILSLSILIVGLIPSVLLGGVTVAPTSVSTDMGETTPVANLINPSDLSPPYVSGVTDFDTYVASAPTTSNVWLSGAGVLTGNVDFDMGSSMELSSIAIWNADGFAAVVNFNLIGSNDSGFSSPVSLLSGATAVDPGPAAYDFSPATVQYVRMEILSNNSSTLFTGMHDVVFEGTAVPEPGTYALIAASLAGAVVIVRRRMK; this is encoded by the coding sequence ATGAAAATACTATCACTCAGCATACTCATTGTAGGCCTCATCCCCAGCGTTTTGCTTGGGGGTGTTACGGTTGCTCCAACCAGTGTTTCCACAGATATGGGCGAAACTACGCCTGTTGCAAATCTCATTAATCCGTCAGATTTGTCACCTCCTTATGTCAGTGGAGTAACGGACTTTGATACCTATGTTGCAAGTGCTCCCACTACAAGTAATGTATGGTTAAGTGGCGCGGGCGTATTGACTGGCAATGTTGATTTCGACATGGGCAGTTCCATGGAGCTTAGCTCAATTGCGATCTGGAATGCCGATGGTTTTGCAGCTGTAGTTAACTTCAACCTGATTGGTTCTAATGATAGTGGTTTTAGCAGTCCGGTAAGTTTACTGTCAGGGGCAACCGCTGTTGATCCTGGACCTGCTGCTTACGATTTTTCTCCTGCCACTGTCCAGTATGTTCGTATGGAAATACTTAGTAATAACAGCTCGACCTTGTTTACGGGCATGCATGATGTAGTCTTTGAAGGCACTGCGGTTCCCGAACCTGGCACTTACGCTTTGATCGCTGCTTCATTAGCAGGTGCGGTTGTTATTGTGCGTCGCCGTATGAAGTAA
- a CDS encoding thioredoxin family protein produces the protein MLLVTPEAKMGWRGPDFALPDPDGKLFSLDQLKGEKGTLIAFICNHCPYVQAVIDRLVADANALRAEGVNTVAISSNDYRYVPADSPPMMKQFAKQHNFSFPYLVDEDQSVAINYGAVCTPDFFGFNAAGELQYRGRLDDARMGEATKRNPELLNAMLQIAKTEKGPAKQLPSMGCSIKWR, from the coding sequence ATGTTATTAGTTACACCCGAAGCAAAAATGGGATGGCGTGGACCGGACTTCGCCCTGCCCGATCCCGATGGAAAGCTTTTCAGCCTGGATCAACTCAAAGGCGAAAAAGGAACTTTGATCGCCTTTATCTGCAATCATTGCCCTTACGTCCAAGCGGTCATTGATCGTCTGGTCGCTGATGCGAATGCATTGCGCGCGGAAGGGGTAAACACTGTTGCAATAAGCTCGAATGACTATCGCTACGTTCCTGCAGATAGTCCGCCGATGATGAAGCAATTCGCCAAACAGCATAACTTCAGTTTCCCATACCTTGTGGACGAAGATCAGTCCGTGGCTATAAACTATGGGGCAGTCTGCACGCCTGATTTCTTCGGGTTTAACGCCGCAGGAGAACTCCAATACCGAGGACGCCTGGACGATGCCCGGATGGGCGAGGCTACCAAGCGCAATCCCGAACTCCTCAATGCCATGCTTCAAATTGCGAAAACCGAGAAAGGTCCGGCAAAACAGCTTCCCAGCATGGGCTGTTCCATCAAATGGCGTTAG
- a CDS encoding TetR/AcrR family transcriptional regulator, translated as MARPAKFDREIVLQRAMRLFWERGYNATSMSDLIDAMDMRAGSIYSTFGSKQTLLLEVLDYYAEHGHDEIRSLLQKTASKREAFSKVFACLIGEMTCEPRSKGCLLINMLLELSNIDEQAGARVKEHLQSMKEIFKQALIAAEQSGEMRPGQNPEDSATFLIGTVYSLRVMGRAAVAKADMEVLSDQAINHVFGSKHG; from the coding sequence ATGGCAAGACCGGCAAAATTTGATCGAGAAATCGTTCTACAGAGAGCTATGCGGCTGTTCTGGGAGCGGGGCTATAATGCGACATCGATGAGTGACCTTATTGATGCGATGGATATGCGTGCAGGCAGCATCTATAGCACATTCGGGAGCAAACAGACTCTCCTTCTGGAAGTGTTAGACTACTATGCGGAACATGGGCATGATGAAATACGCAGTCTTTTGCAGAAAACAGCCAGCAAACGCGAAGCCTTCAGCAAAGTATTTGCATGCCTGATTGGAGAGATGACCTGTGAGCCTCGCTCCAAGGGTTGTCTACTGATTAATATGCTTTTGGAGCTTTCAAACATAGACGAACAGGCTGGTGCTCGCGTGAAAGAACACCTTCAGTCAATGAAAGAGATATTCAAGCAGGCTTTGATTGCCGCAGAACAGTCCGGTGAAATGCGTCCGGGCCAAAACCCTGAAGACTCCGCTACCTTTCTGATTGGTACGGTTTATTCCTTGCGGGTAATGGGACGCGCTGCCGTAGCCAAGGCAGATATGGAAGTTTTATCTGATCAAGCAATCAACCATGTATTCGGATCGAAACATGGTTGA
- a CDS encoding DUF5069 domain-containing protein — MSTQTIQSLDLTKETPRSPRATLGGYVVAGRTLDKCRAAVAGTLGEYHFNCPLDQIFLSFAGVSAEGFQEFVATGADDDAVAKWIQENSSNTQEEIVKWNNDLRYKRINEMPVEIQVFLEGYIAEFIPQDRVIYHWFDVYDIEEGRI, encoded by the coding sequence ATGAGCACACAAACAATCCAATCACTCGATCTCACCAAAGAAACACCACGCAGCCCTCGTGCTACACTTGGCGGTTATGTCGTCGCCGGACGCACACTGGATAAATGCCGCGCAGCTGTTGCAGGAACGCTTGGTGAGTATCACTTCAACTGCCCACTGGATCAAATCTTCCTGAGTTTTGCAGGTGTATCCGCAGAAGGCTTTCAGGAATTTGTCGCCACTGGAGCCGATGATGACGCTGTCGCAAAATGGATTCAGGAAAACTCCTCAAACACTCAAGAGGAGATTGTAAAATGGAACAACGACCTCCGTTACAAGCGAATCAATGAAATGCCCGTCGAGATACAGGTTTTTCTGGAAGGCTACATTGCTGAGTTCATTCCTCAAGACCGTGTGATCTACCACTGGTTTGATGTCTATGACATCGAAGAAGGCCGAATTTAA
- the dapF gene encoding diaminopimelate epimerase yields the protein MKFSKYHALGNDYLVLDPADAPQMPNPAEVERICHRNFGLGSDGILYGPLKTEKADFGLQIWNPDGSEAEKSGNGLRIFARYLHDIGSVGSDSFTVETLGGIVTCQVMDPLGQIEVEMGRVSFRSDVIPVTGEPREVINETVEVAGRELTYCAATIGNPHVVFPMESVSKELACEIGPVIENLTERFPNRTNLQLLQVLDRNNIKIEIWERGAGYTLASGSSSSAAAAVAYKLGLCDGDITVHCPGGDIGIKISPDYDIFMTGPATRVGDFEMSDEVLG from the coding sequence ATGAAGTTTTCGAAATACCATGCCCTTGGGAATGACTATCTGGTTCTCGATCCAGCTGATGCGCCACAGATGCCGAATCCAGCTGAGGTTGAGCGCATTTGCCACCGTAATTTCGGGCTGGGGTCAGACGGTATTTTGTATGGTCCCCTCAAGACTGAAAAAGCTGATTTTGGTCTGCAAATCTGGAACCCAGACGGAAGTGAGGCTGAAAAGAGTGGCAATGGCTTGCGTATTTTCGCACGTTACCTTCACGACATAGGGAGTGTCGGTTCGGATTCATTCACGGTTGAGACGCTTGGCGGGATTGTTACCTGCCAGGTGATGGACCCGCTGGGTCAAATCGAAGTCGAGATGGGCCGTGTCAGTTTCCGTAGCGATGTCATTCCGGTAACTGGCGAGCCGCGAGAGGTGATCAACGAGACAGTCGAGGTTGCTGGTAGGGAGCTGACTTACTGTGCCGCGACCATCGGAAATCCGCATGTGGTTTTTCCAATGGAGTCGGTTTCCAAAGAACTGGCTTGTGAGATTGGTCCTGTCATCGAAAACCTGACCGAACGTTTTCCAAACCGGACAAACCTTCAGCTGCTTCAGGTGTTGGATCGCAATAACATTAAAATCGAAATCTGGGAGCGTGGTGCAGGTTACACCCTGGCTTCCGGAAGCAGTAGCAGTGCGGCAGCTGCCGTTGCTTACAAGCTTGGCCTTTGCGATGGGGACATCACGGTGCATTGCCCTGGAGGCGATATCGGCATCAAAATCTCACCGGATTACGATATCTTCATGACGGGTCCTGCCACTCGGGTCGGCGATTTCGAAATGAGCGACGAAGTGCTGGGCTGA
- a CDS encoding cyclic nucleotide-binding domain-containing protein — MATSDTLEVLRTSDLFAGIPDQDLRKFTEYLDQEVFAPGEIIINEGESGDRLYLMVEGTASVEKKVLAKDGISFETIATLKAGETFGEMELVDKHPRSATVRARDSVQVLSLPSISIHQATGEDLRAFSIILLNLAREISLRLRETDSWLAGSLFSIRKNR, encoded by the coding sequence ATGGCTACTTCTGACACCCTTGAAGTCCTCCGCACATCCGATCTCTTTGCTGGTATCCCGGATCAGGACCTCCGGAAGTTCACAGAATATCTGGACCAGGAAGTCTTTGCCCCGGGCGAAATCATCATCAACGAAGGGGAATCCGGTGACCGGCTTTACCTCATGGTTGAAGGCACCGCATCGGTGGAGAAGAAAGTCCTGGCCAAGGACGGTATCTCCTTCGAAACAATTGCGACTTTAAAAGCGGGCGAAACTTTTGGAGAAATGGAACTGGTGGACAAGCATCCCCGCTCAGCCACAGTCCGAGCCCGTGATAGCGTGCAAGTCCTGAGTCTACCGAGCATTTCAATTCATCAGGCCACCGGCGAAGATCTACGCGCCTTTTCCATCATACTGCTGAATCTGGCCCGGGAGATAAGCCTCCGTTTACGTGAGACGGATAGTTGGCTGGCCGGCTCACTCTTTTCGATTCGCAAGAATCGGTGA